In Silurus meridionalis isolate SWU-2019-XX chromosome 29, ASM1480568v1, whole genome shotgun sequence, one DNA window encodes the following:
- the mrps18b gene encoding 28S ribosomal protein S18b, mitochondrial, which translates to MAASLQSIVRAVSRVSPTVLQRTHRAQTIRNGVRVLFVSPVLRHFSNSAHLACDGVGARASEALESQSRYKEIPWEYLESEEYIERYGSRLVWSDYRRNHKGGIPPQKTRKTCIRGEKICGNPCPICRDQNIIIHYQNVKLLQQFISPHTGMLYDSTRTGVCRKQQKQLAIAIETARDHGLIPTQLPFVDFSGEDFSNSHLAVGRTPVPPGYSHGETWYAWYGAVEPDERELARVKKLYKPYLK; encoded by the exons ATGGCGGCGTCCTTGCAGAGCATCGTGAGAGCGGTTTCTCGTGTTTCTCCTACTGTTTTGCAAAGAACTCATCGAGCTcag ACAATACGCAATGGAGTTAGAGTTCTGTTTGTTAGTCCGGTCCTGAGACACTTTTCTAATTCTGCTCATTTGGCATGTGATGGAGTTGGTGCTCGAGCATCTGAGGCTTTAGAGTCCCAGTCACGTTACAAAGAAATCCCATGGGAATACCTGGAAAGTGAAG AGTACATTGAACGCTATGGATCCCGACTTGTTTGGTCAGACTACAGAAGGAACCATAAAGGTGGAATACCTCCCCAGAAGACCAGGAAAACCTGCATA CGAGGGGAGAAGATTTGCGGCAACCCCTGTCCAATCTGCCGGGATCAGAATATAATCATCCACTATCAG AATGTGAAGCTGTTGCAGCAGTTTATTAGCCCTCACACAGGCATGTTGTACGATTCCACTAGGACCG GCGTATGCAGGAAGCAACAAAAACAACTCGCCATTGCAATCGAGACGGCAAGAGACCACG GTTTGATTCCCACCCAGTTACCTTTTGTGGACTTTTCCGGAGAGGACTTCTCGAATTCCCATTTAGCAGTGGGACGTACCCCCGTGCCACCGGGTTACTCTCACGGCGAAACTTGGTACGCGTGGTATGGTGCTGTGGAGCCCGATGAACGTGAGCTGGCCCGAGTGAAAAAGCTCTACAAACCTTACCTGAAATAG
- the ppp1r10 gene encoding LOW QUALITY PROTEIN: serine/threonine-protein phosphatase 1 regulatory subunit 10 (The sequence of the model RefSeq protein was modified relative to this genomic sequence to represent the inferred CDS: inserted 1 base in 1 codon), producing MAVCPVDPREVLKGVENLLGKDGELRSLEGVPKVFSLMKASHKMVSRCMYLNILLQTKSHDILNRFIRVGGYKLLNSWLTYAKTTTNTPMLQLILLTLQKLPLTVDHLKQNNTAKLVKHLSKSGETEDLRKLALVLVEGWMAIIRSQSVASGASPNDKKRKKEDIKVRPEVKTSEKVTEEERKREKPKAHAPSHAKIRSTGLEVETPTPVPTKKVPVVPQLGDKYNIKPAVLKRPSSAASDAPPVEKKYKPLNITPNSAKEIKVKLIPPQPMESLGFLDALNSAPVPGIKIKKKKPKAASPTSNKPCPFESKPQSYSSTQAKPSSPEAPASHTPPHEPQDLEQPGTPVPTEDPEAMDTDKPNALSEPRGEEESLTKKGKKKKSVRWAEEEQLKEYFYFDLDETERVNVNKIKDFGEAAKRELMMDRHTFEMARRLSHDTMEERVPWTPPRPLTLSGCLVTPGSNSSEKMTQRDREMGILQEIFLNKESVPDSPHEPDPESYEPMPPRLIPLDEECAMTDDSYMETSDIPASCPPQAAQEGSKLPPVLANLMVSMNSGRSPQAQSNTPPPNNPAMNVQELLSSIMGAHGSNQSAEDLIKQPDFSDKIKQLLGSLQQNQNQNQNQQGNPPPMNAGLLGHGPNMNNNNMNMPMPMNGGFPPNKPPGGPHFGPPPPPHGHGPPFGGGGPRMMGPPPGPQGRGGDNGNYWGDDSMRGGPHRGGHFHRGRGRGGDQGFRGXGGRGGPRGGHNNMGDMSKRPVCRHFMMKGNCRYENNCAFYHPGVNGPPLPPQHGH from the exons ATGGCAGTTTGCCCAGTGGACCCCAGGGAGGTGCTGAAAGGAGTGGAGAACCTATTGGGGAAGGATGGTGAGCTCCGAAGCCTGGAGGGCGTTCCCAAAGTATTCAG TCTCATGAAGGCCTCCCATAAAATGGTCAGCAGGTGCATGTATCTGAATATCCTACTGCAGACCAAGTCACATGACATCCTTAATCG ATTTATCCGTGTTGGTGGCTATAAGTTGCTGAATTCTTGGTTGACTTATGCCAAGACCACCACCAATACCCCGATGTTACAGCTTATTCTGCTTACTCTGCAAAAATTGCCTCTCACAGTGGACCATCTCAAACAG AACAACACAGCGAAGCTGGTCAAGCATCTGAGCAAGAGCGGAGAGACTGAAG ATTTGAGAAAGCTCGCCTTGGTACTCGTCGAAGGTTGGATGGCCATCATCCGATCCCAGAGCGTCGCCAGCGGCGCCTCGCCCAACG ACAAAAAACGTAAGAAGGAGGATATCAAAGTGCGTCCTGAGGTAAAGACTAGTGAGAAAGTGacagaagaggagaggaaacGAGAAAAACCAAAGGCCCATGCACCCAGTCATGCGAAGATCCGCTCCACAG GTTTGGAAGTAGAGACTCCAACACCCGTCCCTACGAAAAAAGTCCCTGTAGTCCCCCAGCTTGGAGACAAATACAACATCAAACCTGCTGTCCTTAAGAGGCCGAG TTCTGCTGCATCAGACGCGCCGCCTGTGGAGAAAAAGTACAAGCCTCTCAACATCACCCCCAATTCAGCCAAAGAAATCAAAGTCAAGCTTATTCCTCCACAAC CTATGGAGAGTCTGGGCTTTCTGGACGCCCTCAATTCTGCTCCTGTGCCTGGAATCAAGatcaagaaaaagaaaccaaagGCGGCCTCGCCTACCTCAAACAAG CCATGTCCGTTTGAAAGCAAGCCACAGTCGTACTCAAGCACCCAGGCCAAGCCTTCTTCCCCTGAGGCTCCTGCATCTCACACTCCTCCACATGAGCCCCAAGACCTGGAGCAGCCAGGGACGCCTGTCCCCACTGAGGACCCCGAGGCTATGGACACCG acaAACCTAACGCACTTTCAGAGCCACGCGGAGAGGAAGAAAGCCTGACGAAGAAAGGCAAGAAAAAGAAGAGCGTTCGCTGGGCTGAAGAAGAGCAGCTCAAGGAATATTTTTACTTCGATCTAGACGAGACCGAGAGAG TAAACGTCAATAAGATTAAGGACTTCGGTGAAGCAGCCAAGCGTGAGCTGATGATGGACCGGCACACGTTCGAGATGGCCCGTCGACTCTCACACGACACCATGGAAGAGCGGGTGCCCTGGACGCCCCCGAGACCTCTCACCCTATCCGGTTGTTTGGTCACTCCAGGGTCCAACAGCAGTGAGAAGATGACCCAGAGGGACCGAGAGATGGGCATCCTCCAGGAGATCTTCCTCAACAAGGAGAG TGTCCCAGACAGTCCACATGAGCCAGACCCTGAGTCTTATGAGCCAATGCCGCCACGTCTCATTCCTCTGGATGAG GAATGTGCGATGACTGATGACAGCTACATGGAAACCTCAGATATTCCTGCGTCGTGTCCCCCCCAGGCAGCCCAGGAGGGCTCCAAACTGCCTCCTGTCCTCGCTAATCTCATGGTCAGTATGAACAGCGGTCGCAGCCCTCAAGCACAGAGCAACACTCCACCTCCCAACAATCCAGCGATGAACGTCCAAGAACTCCTCAGCTCCATCATG ggTGCTCATGGATCTAATCAGTCAGCGGAGGACCTCATTAAGCAGCCCGATTTCTCTGACAAGATCAAGCAGCTTTTGGGATCTCTGCAGCAGAAtcagaaccagaaccagaaccaaCAGGGAAACCCACCACCCA TGAACGCAGGTCTGCTCGGCCACGGCCCCAacatgaacaacaacaacatgaacaTGCCGATGCCCATGAACGGCGGATTCCCACCGAACAAGCCGCCCGGCGGTCCTCACTTCGgcccccctccccctcctcaCGGGCACGGCCCCCCGTTCGGCGGAGGAGGTCCACGCATGATGGGCCCTCCCCCCGGACCTCAGGGCAGAGGAGGGGACAACGGAAACTACTGGGGAGACGACTCTATGCGCGGAGGACCACACCGGGGTGGCCATTTCCACCGCGGGAGAGGAAGAGGCGGAGATCAAGGATTCAGAG CGGGAGGACGAGGAGGACCACGCGGTGGGCACAACAACATGGGTG aCATGTCCAAAAGACCCGTGTGTCGCCATTTCATGATGAAAGGGAACTGCAGATATGAAAACAACTGCGCTTTTTATCACCCGGGAGTGAACGGTCCTCCTCTACCCCCCCAGCACGGGCATTAA
- the agr2 gene encoding anterior gradient protein 2 homolog, which produces MIKGLVSAILVLVVVATTMAKPEKSTEKHAVKKEKRIPQTLSRGWGDQLIWAQTYEEALFLARSQNKPLIVILHLDECPHSQALKKAFAEDKEIQKIADDDFILLNLVYETTDKHLSPDGQYVPRIIFVDPSMTVRADITGRYSNRMYAYEPNDMKLLLNNMLRAKKLLKTEL; this is translated from the exons ATGATTAAAGGACTAGTGTCAGCAATCTTGGTGCTGGTGGTCGTGGCCACCACCATGGCGAAACCGGAGAAAAGCACTGAAAAGCACGCAGTCAAGAAGGAGAAACGTATCCCTCAGACTCTGTCCAGAG GATGGGGTGATCAGCTGATCTGGGCTCAGACCTACGAGGAGGCTCTCTTCTTGGCACGCTCACA GAACAAGCCCCTGATAGTCATCCTCCACTTGGACGAGTGCCCACACAGCCAGG cCCTGAAGAAAGCTTTTGCTGAAGACAAAGAGATCCAGAAAATCGCTGACGATGACTTCATCCTCCTGAACCTGGTG tatGAAACCACAGATAAGCATCTGTCTCCTGATGGCCAGTACGTTCCCAGGATCATCTTTGTCG aTCCTTCAATGACTGTTCGTGCTGACATCACTGGTCGCTACTCCAACCGCATGTACGCCTACGAGCCTAACGACATGAAACTCT TGCTGAACAACATGCTCAGAGCAAAGAAGCTCCTGAAAACCGAGTTGTAA
- the tspan13b gene encoding tetraspanin-13b — MGCAGFTCSKNSLCALNILYVMVSMLMIGIAAWGKWFGLVSSFQVVGGIIGIGVFLFLVALAGLIGAIKHHQVLLFFYMIILFLVFVVQFSVSSACLAINKEQQNELLEVGWNNSQTTQKDVEKSLNCCGFSHVEVNVTCPAACFAHSTCDTCAAKILEHVGEVLRIVGGIGLFFSFTEILGVWLTYRYRNQKDPRANPSAFL, encoded by the exons ATGGGCTGCGCCGGATTCACCTGCTCCAAGAATTCCCTCTGCGCCCTCAACATCCTCTATGTG ATGGTGAGCATGCTGATGATCGGCATTGCCGCCTGGGGAAAATGGTTTGGCCTGGTCTCGAGTTTCCAGGTGGTAGGCGGCATCATCGGCATCGGGGTCTTTCTGTTCCTCGTTGCTTTGGCCGGACTCATCGGCGCCATAAAGCACCACCAAGTCCTTCTCTTCTTC TACATGATCATCCTGTTCCTGGTGTTTGTGGTGCAGTTCTCGGTGTCCAGTGCGTGCCTGGCCATTAACAAAGAGCAGCAG aaTGAGCTGCTGGAGGTGGGCTGGAACAACTCGCAGACCACACAAAAGGAcgtggagaagagcctgaacTGCTGCGGGTTCTCTCACGTGGAAGTCAACGTCACTTGTCCTGCT GCGTGTTTCGCTCATTCCACGTGTGACACGTGTGCAGCAAAGATCCTGGAGCACGTCGGGGAGGTTCTGCGCATCGTCGGAGGGATCGGCCTTTTCTTCAGCTTCACCGAG atcctgggggTGTGGCTAACCTACCGATACAGGAACCAGAAAGATCCGCGGGCTAATCCCAGCGCCTTCCTGTAA